From a region of the Plodia interpunctella isolate USDA-ARS_2022_Savannah chromosome 13, ilPloInte3.2, whole genome shotgun sequence genome:
- the pths gene encoding ATP-dependent RNA helicase DDX47 codes for MTADDDHQSSDEEQIEEAAENEKETEKTNEDSVTFKDLGVVDVLCEACQELKWKNPSKIQKEAIPVALQGKDIIGLAETGSGKTGAFALPILQALLENPQRYFALILTPTRELAFQISEQFEALGASIGVKCAVIVGGMDMVAQALLLSKKPHIIIATPGRLVDHLENTKGFNLKALKYLVMDEADRILNMDFEVEVDKILRVIPRERRTYLFSATMTKKVQKLQRASLQDPVKVEVSTKYQTVDKLQQYYVFIPVKYKDVYLVHILNEMAGNSFIVFVATCANALRCALLLRNLGLAAVPLHGQMSQNKRLAALNKFKNKSRSILICTDVASRGLDIPHVDVVINLDIPLHSKDYIHRVGRTARAGRAGKAITFVSQYDVELYQRIEQLIGKQLPLYACEESEVMVLQERVAEAQRLTNIEMKELSDKKSTKGKKRGAESDDDTEEAAGVRRRIKGKPNRHAAKRKRK; via the exons ATGACTGCTGATGACGACCATCAAAGTTCAGATGAGGAGCAGATAGAAGAGGCCGCGGAGAACGAAaaagaaaccgagaaaaccAACGAAGATTCAGTGACTTTCAAAGACTTG GGTGTTGTGGACGTATTATGCGAAGCGTGTCAAGAGTTAAAATGGAAGAATCcgtcaaaaatacaaaaagaagCCATTCCAGTGGCCCTGCAAGGCAAAGATATAATTGGTTTGGCGGAGACAGGCTCGGGTAAAACAGGAGCCTTTGCGTTGCCAATACTGCAGGCACTGCTGGAGAACCCACAGAGATACTTTGCTCTCATTCTCACACCTACCAGAGAGTTGGCATTCCAGATATCTGAACAGTTTGAGGCGCTTG GAGCCAGCATCGGTGtaaaatgtgcagtaatagtCGGAGGCATGGACATGGTTGCCCAGGCTCTGCTGCTGTCAAAGAAACCCCACATCATCATCGCCACGCCTGGAAGGCTGGTTGACCATCTTGAAAACACAAAGGGATTCAATCTCAAAGCATTGAAGTACCTT GTGATGGATGAAGCAGATCGCATCCTCAACATGGACTTCGAGGTGGAAGTGGACAAAATCCTCCGAGTGATTCCCCGGGAGCGTCGGACGTACCTCTTCTCAGCGACCATGACAAAGAAAGTGCAGAAGCTGCAACGGGCATCACTGCAGGATCCTGTCAAAGTTGAGGTGTCTACCAAGTACCAGACGGTTGACAAGCTTCAACAGTACTATGTATTCATACCTGTTAAATATAAG GACGTGTATCTGGTGCACATACTGAACGAAATGGCGGGAAACTCGTTCATAGTGTTCGTGGCGACGTGCGCGAACGCGTTGCGCTGCGCGTTGCTGCTGCGCAACCTGGGGCTGGCCGCGGTGCCGCTGCACGGACAGATGTCGCAGAACAAACGACTGGCCGCCTTGAACAAGTTCAAAAATAAGAGCAGATCTATACTCATCTGTACTGATGTCGCGTCCAG GGGCCTGGACATCCCGCACGTGGACGTGGTCATCAACCTGGACATCCCGCTGCACAGCAAGGACTACATCCACAGGGTCGGCCGCACCGCTCGCGCCGGCCGCGCGGGGAAAGCTATCACGTTTGTGTCGCAG TACGACGTGGAGCTATATCAACGCATAGAGCAGTTGATCGGAAAACAGCTGCCTCTTTACGCGTGTGAAGAGAGTGAGGTTATGGTGCTGCAAGAAAGAGTCGCAGAGGCGCAGCGACTGACCAACATT GAAATGAAAGAGCTGTCAGACAAGAAATCCACGAAAGGCAAGAAGCGCGGCGCGGAGTCTGACGACGACACGGAGGAGGCGGCGGGAGTGCGGCGCCGCATCAAGGGCAAGCCCAACAGGCACGCGGCTAAGCGGAAACggaaataa